In a genomic window of Ignavibacteria bacterium:
- a CDS encoding OmpA family protein, producing the protein MKNTSIRYCLTVCCILVSNVLAFAQARPAYGVFGDYNLNMYKADFRTFPNVPSCCPLYEDGSGGGLSIGLFYELPLAEKLRLALRAGYSTRGGVLLREENVVVSGNVPGVFEHSVDVSLADVGIEPLAQYNLFGSLWLNLGARVAYVTTQTFSQKESIVSPSDGVFSNGSSTRNEINDQPIPSSSALFAGVLAGASYDVPLNANATVILAPEVFYCLGLTPVVSDLDWTTNSFRFGLALKLSPQQPERPIERIEEKQNVDTQLVVRPIAVDSIGSGHDATQTLLTVGVLAKGVEANGEEKPTVTLRVEEFSSVLMTPLLNYVFFDENSSTLPSRYRVLNTDETNKYDEKGVNSIDRLSTYYHLLNIVGKRLRQNPSATITLVGCNADVEMERGNLALSTRRAESVKEYFVKTWGIADVRIKTESRNLPEKAAFSQSAEGYQENRRVEILTSSTEITAPIITKDTLRKANPPILRFYPSVENDIPLSKWILTAEQNGMVVKRFEGRGDVPSSLDWTMDQEGSHPRSEGSMVYLLQVTDTNNRTETSSGMIAVEQTTIHRKKIERRGDKEINRYSLILFEVRSSDITSTNKPIIDLIRKNIAPNSTVSVAGYTDRLGDPKANQTIAEGRAKATANALRLQSDNVSISGQGNADTYNPDLPEGRLYTRTVDVVIETPVKE; encoded by the coding sequence ATGAAGAACACATCAATTCGGTATTGCCTCACTGTCTGTTGCATACTTGTCAGCAATGTTCTTGCTTTTGCGCAAGCTAGGCCGGCATATGGGGTATTCGGCGATTACAACCTCAATATGTACAAGGCGGATTTTCGCACATTCCCCAATGTACCTTCATGTTGCCCGCTGTATGAAGACGGTAGTGGCGGCGGCTTATCAATTGGCCTATTCTATGAACTTCCTCTTGCTGAGAAGCTCAGGCTGGCATTGAGAGCCGGGTATTCAACAAGGGGAGGGGTGCTACTCCGAGAAGAGAATGTTGTCGTGTCGGGCAATGTACCTGGCGTCTTTGAACATTCTGTTGACGTATCGCTTGCTGATGTAGGAATTGAGCCGCTCGCACAATACAACCTGTTCGGATCTCTTTGGCTCAATCTCGGAGCAAGGGTTGCATATGTAACAACGCAAACCTTCTCTCAGAAAGAGTCAATAGTTAGCCCTTCCGACGGAGTATTCTCGAATGGCTCAAGTACGCGCAATGAGATCAATGATCAACCTATTCCATCGAGTTCGGCTCTGTTTGCCGGTGTACTTGCTGGAGCGAGCTACGATGTGCCGTTGAATGCAAACGCAACAGTGATTCTTGCTCCTGAAGTATTCTATTGCCTTGGCCTCACACCGGTTGTGTCGGATCTGGATTGGACAACAAATTCTTTTCGATTCGGACTGGCGCTGAAGTTATCGCCGCAACAGCCCGAAAGACCGATCGAACGAATCGAAGAAAAGCAAAACGTTGATACCCAGCTTGTTGTGCGTCCAATTGCAGTAGACTCCATTGGGTCCGGACATGACGCAACACAAACACTACTTACTGTTGGTGTTCTAGCAAAAGGTGTTGAAGCAAATGGGGAAGAGAAGCCAACAGTAACATTGCGCGTAGAGGAGTTTTCATCGGTACTAATGACGCCCCTTCTCAACTATGTCTTTTTTGATGAGAATAGCTCGACACTCCCCTCGCGATATAGAGTTCTGAATACCGATGAGACGAACAAATATGATGAGAAGGGGGTCAACAGCATTGACCGACTATCAACGTATTATCACCTTCTCAATATCGTTGGCAAGCGATTGCGCCAGAATCCATCTGCCACCATAACTCTTGTTGGTTGCAATGCAGACGTTGAGATGGAAAGGGGCAATCTTGCACTGTCAACAAGACGTGCTGAGTCGGTTAAGGAATACTTTGTAAAGACGTGGGGCATTGCAGACGTGCGGATCAAGACTGAGTCACGTAATCTTCCCGAGAAGGCTGCGTTCTCTCAATCTGCAGAAGGGTATCAGGAAAATCGTCGAGTTGAGATACTAACATCAAGTACCGAAATCACTGCCCCGATCATAACGAAGGACACACTCAGAAAAGCGAACCCACCCATCCTACGTTTCTATCCAAGTGTAGAGAATGACATACCTCTATCAAAGTGGATTCTCACTGCAGAGCAAAATGGAATGGTTGTAAAACGGTTTGAAGGAAGAGGAGACGTCCCGAGTTCACTTGATTGGACGATGGACCAAGAAGGCTCACACCCTCGCTCAGAAGGCTCAATGGTCTATTTACTGCAGGTGACGGACACAAACAACAGAACAGAGACATCGAGTGGCATGATCGCAGTGGAACAAACCACCATACATCGCAAGAAGATTGAGCGAAGGGGCGACAAAGAGATCAACAGATATTCGCTCATTCTCTTTGAAGTGCGCTCTTCCGACATTACATCCACGAATAAGCCGATCATTGATCTCATTCGGAAGAACATCGCGCCAAATTCTACGGTGAGCGTTGCCGGGTATACTGACCGACTAGGTGACCCTAAGGCAAACCAGACTATTGCTGAGGGTCGCGCAAAGGCCACTGCGAATGCACTACGTCTGCAAAGCGACAACGTGAGCATCTCCGGGCAGGGAAATGCCGACACCTACAACCCCGATCTACCTGAAGGCAGACTTTACACCAGAACGGTGGATGTAGTCATCGAAACACCGGTGAAGGAGTAG
- a CDS encoding tryptophan-rich sensory protein, which yields MNTTYTWQQWLGLLFSLLLVFAAAAAGGLASASAGSFFMELDRPLWAPPAWLFGPAWTVLYLLMGVASWLVWRRGGFSDARLALTLYGVQLVLNGLWTWLFFVMRSGSLAFVDLIVPWLLILATIIAFWRKNKLAGLMLVPYLIWVAYASALTFSLWQRNPSVL from the coding sequence ATGAACACAACGTATACATGGCAACAGTGGCTGGGGCTGCTCTTCAGTCTCCTTTTGGTCTTTGCCGCTGCTGCTGCCGGTGGACTTGCTTCGGCAAGTGCAGGGAGTTTCTTCATGGAGCTCGATCGACCTCTCTGGGCACCGCCCGCATGGTTGTTCGGTCCGGCATGGACGGTACTCTATCTTCTTATGGGCGTGGCGTCATGGCTTGTATGGCGAAGAGGGGGCTTCTCTGATGCACGTCTAGCGTTGACTCTATACGGTGTCCAGCTTGTACTGAACGGCCTATGGACCTGGCTCTTCTTCGTCATGCGGTCCGGCAGTCTCGCCTTTGTTGACCTCATTGTCCCGTGGCTCCTGATCCTCGCAACGATCATCGCGTTCTGGCGAAAGAACAAACTTGCAGGACTCATGCTCGTGCCGTATCTGATCTGGGTGGCATATGCTTCGGCGCTGACGTTCTCCTTGTGGCAGCGAAATCCATCGGTGTTGTGA
- a CDS encoding type II toxin-antitoxin system VapC family toxin, producing MIVLDTNVVSELMRPEPNPSVVEWADAQQIKTLFVTSITMSEILFGVEALPAGKRKSRLSAFASGLAGIFEDRVLSFDLDAAILYAPMAATARRQGLGISIADGYIAAITAAHGFVIATRDTAPFASVGLEVIDPWAAR from the coding sequence ATGATCGTTCTCGACACCAATGTTGTCTCGGAGCTGATGCGGCCGGAACCCAATCCTTCTGTGGTTGAGTGGGCGGATGCACAGCAGATCAAAACGTTGTTCGTTACGAGTATCACGATGTCAGAGATTCTCTTTGGAGTGGAGGCACTACCCGCCGGAAAACGAAAGAGTCGTCTCTCTGCCTTTGCATCCGGACTTGCAGGCATCTTCGAGGACCGGGTACTCTCTTTTGATTTGGATGCAGCAATACTGTACGCACCTATGGCAGCTACGGCACGAAGGCAAGGTCTTGGAATATCAATTGCTGATGGATACATCGCAGCGATCACGGCTGCACATGGTTTCGTTATTGCAACGCGGGACACAGCCCCCTTCGCATCGGTCGGGCTGGAGGTGATCGATCCGTGGGCTGCGCGATAG
- a CDS encoding M23 family metallopeptidase, with protein sequence MNRLFVLFVLLSASVYTAAAQPYRGKLILPIRGVLDKDFVVVNHVDHDVNANAIRDHGCGRQTYDGHQGTDFVLKSFRQMDSGVTVVAAAAGVVTAVVDTFPDRNKVSVVSRGYGNYVALLHPNGLATYYAHNRRGSAVVAVGDTVDVGEALALVGSSGNSEDPHVHFEVWQLVDPFEGGCSPSPTLWQDQPPYQTQLRVIDADVTTWPPSLDTICERPPTATVVKQADSSITFWTLLQGVNPTDRLRIVWLDPELSEWFTYEAETGITSNYFYWWSWINRPERNGTWTCVLYANDTELLRKSFVVSDVVGISNSGVGDVSVTRHGDMLRIRNAATMSIEFFDARGRSIRTTPITDNDTAIILPDTRFMVFQILDNGKPIYRSVIH encoded by the coding sequence GTGCTCGATAAGGACTTTGTTGTTGTGAATCATGTTGATCACGACGTGAATGCCAATGCTATTCGTGATCACGGGTGTGGTAGACAAACGTATGATGGGCATCAAGGAACGGACTTTGTTCTGAAGTCGTTTCGACAAATGGATTCGGGCGTAACCGTTGTGGCTGCCGCTGCTGGTGTTGTTACTGCTGTTGTAGACACCTTCCCGGATAGAAACAAGGTCTCGGTGGTCTCCCGCGGATATGGCAACTATGTTGCACTTCTCCATCCCAACGGACTGGCAACGTATTACGCCCATAATCGCAGAGGTAGTGCTGTTGTTGCTGTTGGAGATACGGTTGATGTCGGTGAGGCACTTGCTCTTGTTGGTTCAAGCGGAAACAGTGAAGACCCCCACGTCCATTTTGAAGTCTGGCAGCTGGTTGATCCGTTTGAAGGGGGCTGTTCACCATCTCCAACGTTGTGGCAAGATCAGCCACCGTATCAAACACAACTCCGCGTGATCGATGCGGATGTTACTACATGGCCCCCGTCACTCGACACTATTTGTGAGCGACCGCCAACGGCAACTGTTGTAAAGCAGGCTGACTCATCGATCACGTTCTGGACGTTGCTGCAAGGGGTGAACCCAACGGACCGATTGCGCATTGTATGGCTCGATCCTGAATTGAGTGAATGGTTTACCTATGAAGCGGAAACAGGGATCACGTCGAACTACTTCTACTGGTGGTCGTGGATAAATCGACCCGAGCGCAATGGAACGTGGACATGTGTGTTGTACGCCAATGACACTGAGCTCCTCCGCAAGAGCTTTGTGGTCTCTGATGTTGTGGGAATATCAAACAGTGGAGTAGGTGATGTGTCCGTTACACGTCATGGCGATATGCTTCGCATACGCAATGCCGCCACGATGTCGATAGAGTTCTTTGATGCCCGCGGACGATCCATCCGCACAACACCCATCACCGATAACGACACAGCCATCATCCTCCCCGACACCCGGTTCATGGTGTTCCAAATCCTCGACAACGGCAAGCCGATATATCGTTCAGTGATTCATTAA